The following coding sequences are from one Pocillopora verrucosa isolate sample1 chromosome 5, ASM3666991v2, whole genome shotgun sequence window:
- the LOC136281186 gene encoding uncharacterized protein, which translates to MENNLRVLLCGVFLLFSCEYAAGAKKKKELETIVEYKPANCEDKADNGDIVSVHYTGTLENGQMFDSSLAKGREPLEFQLGKGKVIKGWEMGIKGMCIGEKRKLIIPPHLGYGARGIQNVIPPDSVLIFTTELMSIKRKSLFDPKLLLQIGFWPLLAGLILYYLYRKASKKSGKPETKSSKKNKRK; encoded by the exons ATGGAGAATAACTTAAGAGTGCTGTTGTgtggtgtttttcttttgttttcatgtgagTATGCTGCTGGAGCCAAAAAGAAGAAGGAGCTAGAAACAATCGTTGAG TACAAGCCTGCTAATTGTGAGGACAAAGCAGATAATGGCGACATTGTGTCTGTTCACTATACA GGTACACTGGAAAATGGACAAATGTTCGACTCATCCCTGGCAAAAGGAAGGGAGCCACTTGAGTTCCAGTTGGGAAAAGGGAAGGTTATAAAAG gttggGAGATGGGTATAAAAGGAATGTGCATAGG tgaaaaaagaaaattgatcatCCCTCCTCACTTAGGGTACGGAGCTCGTGGAATTCAGAATGTTATTCCTC CCGACTCTGTACTTATTTTTACCACCGAGCTCATGTCCATTAAGAGGAAGTCGCTGTTCGATCCAAAGTTACTGCTGCAAATAGGATTTTGGCCGCTCCTGGCTGGATTGATTTTGTACTATCTGTATAGAAAGGCATCTAAGAAATCTGGCAAGCCTGAAACAAAGTcgagcaagaaaaataaaaggaagtaa
- the LOC131770501 gene encoding U11/U12 small nuclear ribonucleoprotein 25 kDa protein-like, protein MADEGSLEELKIKIDSLSHPEVMALFSEKLGKIMEDPLLIGLPNEPTLDEMNSQIALEHGRAIVVNVRQQDEQGTLLPVVVIQNATVHDLKKAIQRHISLKLSREGGPNIVSWKYIWKTYWLSFEGQKLTEDHQPLTYYGIQNKDEVTFVKRLRRK, encoded by the exons ATGGCGGACGAAGGAAGCCTTGAAGAATTGAAGATAAAGATTGACTCTTTATCGCATCCAGAAGTGATGGCTCTCTTTAGCGAAAAACTGGGGAAGATAATGGAAGATCCACTCCTCATTGGATTGCCAAATGAGCCAACTCTCGATGAGATGAACTCGCAGATTGCACTGGAACATGGCCGCGCTATTGTTGTGAACGTTCGTCAGCAAGATGAACAAGGCACTTTGCTAC CTGTAGTTGTCATCCAAAATGCAACAGTGCATGACTTAAAGAAGGCAATACAAAGACACATCTCACTTAAACTCTCCAGGGAAGGAGGTCCTAATATTGTCTCTTG gAAGTACATTTGGAAAACCTATTGGTTGTCATTTGAAGGACAGAAGCTAACAGAGGATCATCAACCTCTCACATA CTATGGCATTCAAAATAAAGATGAGGTTACTTTTGTGAAGAGACTCAGAAGGAAATAA